One Drosophila subobscura isolate 14011-0131.10 chromosome U, UCBerk_Dsub_1.0, whole genome shotgun sequence DNA window includes the following coding sequences:
- the LOC117902334 gene encoding UDP-N-acetylhexosamine pyrophosphorylase isoform X2, with the protein MTDYLSLQTRLAQVHQEHLLKFWHELTPDERADLVRDIEELNLDEIKQYFDRATVSMNENGIKLDDRLQPMPEGKVISIARTPKEQLHAYRDEGLRQISNGHVAVLLMAGGQGTRLGFDHPKGMYDVGLQSRKSLFRIQAERILKLEELAQEANEKRGNITWYIMTSEHTVQPTYDYFVANNFFGLKPEDVLLFEQGSLPCFEYDGRIILDEKHRVARAPDGNGGIYRAMRRQGILEDMQKRGVLYLHAHSVDNILIKVADPVFIGYCVHEKADCAAKVVEKAAPNEPVGVVAIVDGKYQVVEYSEISAKTAEMRNSDGRLTFSAGNICNHFFSSSFLQDIGSKFEQELKLHVAKKKIPFVDNAGKRLTPDKPNGIKIEKFVFDVFEFAQKFVAMEVLRDEEFSALKNADVAGKDCPSTARSDLHRLHKKYIETAGGIVHGDICEISPFITYAGENLASQVEGKSFTSPVYLRDTRDPLHGHL; encoded by the exons ATGACGGATTACCTGTCGCTGCAGACGCGACTCGCCCAGGTGCACCAGGAGCATCTGCTGAAGTTTTGGCACGAGCTAACACCAGACGAACGCGCCGATCTGGTGCGTGACATCGAGGAATTGAATCTGGATGAGATCAAACAGTATTTCGATCGGGCCACCGTCTCCATGAACGAGAATGGCATCAAGCTGGACGATCGCCTGCAGCCGATGCCCGAGGGCAAGGTGATATCCATTGCGCGCACacccaaggagcagctgcacgCCTATCGGGATGAGGGACTGCGTCAGATCAGCAATGGACATGTCGCTGTGCTGCTTATGGCAGGTGGACAAG GCACACGACTTGGCTTCGATCATCCCAAGGGCATGTACGATGTGGGACTGCAGTCGAGGAAATCTCTGTTCCGAATCCAAGCCGAGCGCATTCTtaagctggaggagctggcacAGGAGGCAAATGAGAAGCGTGGAAACATCACCTGGTACATCATGACCTCGGAGCACACTGTTCAGCCGACCTACGACTATTTTGTGGCCAATAACTTCTTCGGCTTGAAGCCGGAGGATGTGCTGCTGTTCGAGCAGGGCTCACTGCCGTGCTTCGAATACGATGGACGCATCATACTGGACGAGAAGCATCGAGTGGCGCGTGCGCCGGACGGCAACGGTGGCATCTACAGGGCCATGAGGCGGCAGGGCATACTGGAGGATATGCAGAAGCGAGGCGTGCTCTACTTGCATGCCCACAGTGTGGACAATATACTGATCAAGGTGGCCGATCCCGTCTTTATTGGCTACTGTGTGCACGAGAAGGCCGATTGCGCCGCCAAGGTGGTAGAGAAGGCGGCGCCCAATGAGCCCGTGGGCGTGGTAGCGATTGTCGATGGTAAATACCAGGTGGTGGAGTATAGCGAGATCTCCGCCAAGACAGCAGAGATGCGAAATTCAGACGGACGTCTGACCTTCAGTGCGGGCAACATTTGCAATCACTTTTTCAGCTCTAGCTTCCTGCAGGATATCGGCAGCAAGTtcgagcaggagctgaagtTGCATGTGGCCAAGAAGAAGATCCCCTTTGTAGACAATGCCGGCAAGCGGCTGACTCCCGACAAGCCTAATGGCATCAAGATCGAAAAGTTTGTGTTCGATGTGTTCGAGTTTGCCCAGAAGTTTGTGGCCATGGAAGTGCTGCGTGACGAGGAGTTTAGCGCTCTGAAGAATGCCGATGTGGCCGGCAAGGACTGCCCAAGCACCGCCCGCTCGGATCTGCATCGCCTGCACAAGAAGTATATTGAAACCGCCGGCGGCATTGTGCACGGTGATATCTGTGAGATCTCACCGTTTATCACGTACGCCGGGGAGAATCTCGCCTCGCAGGTCGAGGGCAAATCGTTCACCAGTCCCGTCTATCTGCGGGACACACGCGATCCCCTGCATGGACATCTCTGA
- the LOC117902334 gene encoding UDP-N-acetylhexosamine pyrophosphorylase isoform X3, which translates to MGRHSYNLLQHQQTNVRRHRNGTRLGFDHPKGMYDVGLQSRKSLFRIQAERILKLEELAQEANEKRGNITWYIMTSEHTVQPTYDYFVANNFFGLKPEDVLLFEQGSLPCFEYDGRIILDEKHRVARAPDGNGGIYRAMRRQGILEDMQKRGVLYLHAHSVDNILIKVADPVFIGYCVHEKADCAAKVVEKAAPNEPVGVVAIVDGKYQVVEYSEISAKTAEMRNSDGRLTFSAGNICNHFFSSSFLQDIGSKFEQELKLHVAKKKIPFVDNAGKRLTPDKPNGIKIEKFVFDVFEFAQKFVAMEVLRDEEFSALKNADVAGKDCPSTARSDLHRLHKKYIETAGGIVHGDICEISPFITYAGENLASQVEGKSFTSPVYLRDTRDPLHGHL; encoded by the exons ATGGGTCGCCACAGTTACAATTTGCTGCAACACCAGCAGACTAATGTGCGGCGCCATCGCAATG GCACACGACTTGGCTTCGATCATCCCAAGGGCATGTACGATGTGGGACTGCAGTCGAGGAAATCTCTGTTCCGAATCCAAGCCGAGCGCATTCTtaagctggaggagctggcacAGGAGGCAAATGAGAAGCGTGGAAACATCACCTGGTACATCATGACCTCGGAGCACACTGTTCAGCCGACCTACGACTATTTTGTGGCCAATAACTTCTTCGGCTTGAAGCCGGAGGATGTGCTGCTGTTCGAGCAGGGCTCACTGCCGTGCTTCGAATACGATGGACGCATCATACTGGACGAGAAGCATCGAGTGGCGCGTGCGCCGGACGGCAACGGTGGCATCTACAGGGCCATGAGGCGGCAGGGCATACTGGAGGATATGCAGAAGCGAGGCGTGCTCTACTTGCATGCCCACAGTGTGGACAATATACTGATCAAGGTGGCCGATCCCGTCTTTATTGGCTACTGTGTGCACGAGAAGGCCGATTGCGCCGCCAAGGTGGTAGAGAAGGCGGCGCCCAATGAGCCCGTGGGCGTGGTAGCGATTGTCGATGGTAAATACCAGGTGGTGGAGTATAGCGAGATCTCCGCCAAGACAGCAGAGATGCGAAATTCAGACGGACGTCTGACCTTCAGTGCGGGCAACATTTGCAATCACTTTTTCAGCTCTAGCTTCCTGCAGGATATCGGCAGCAAGTtcgagcaggagctgaagtTGCATGTGGCCAAGAAGAAGATCCCCTTTGTAGACAATGCCGGCAAGCGGCTGACTCCCGACAAGCCTAATGGCATCAAGATCGAAAAGTTTGTGTTCGATGTGTTCGAGTTTGCCCAGAAGTTTGTGGCCATGGAAGTGCTGCGTGACGAGGAGTTTAGCGCTCTGAAGAATGCCGATGTGGCCGGCAAGGACTGCCCAAGCACCGCCCGCTCGGATCTGCATCGCCTGCACAAGAAGTATATTGAAACCGCCGGCGGCATTGTGCACGGTGATATCTGTGAGATCTCACCGTTTATCACGTACGCCGGGGAGAATCTCGCCTCGCAGGTCGAGGGCAAATCGTTCACCAGTCCCGTCTATCTGCGGGACACACGCGATCCCCTGCATGGACATCTCTGA
- the LOC117902334 gene encoding UDP-N-acetylhexosamine pyrophosphorylase-like protein 1 isoform X1, whose translation MGRHSYNLLQHQQTNVRRHRNGSFGANTRNATPVIETPTMTDYLSLQTRLAQVHQEHLLKFWHELTPDERADLVRDIEELNLDEIKQYFDRATVSMNENGIKLDDRLQPMPEGKVISIARTPKEQLHAYRDEGLRQISNGHVAVLLMAGGQGTRLGFDHPKGMYDVGLQSRKSLFRIQAERILKLEELAQEANEKRGNITWYIMTSEHTVQPTYDYFVANNFFGLKPEDVLLFEQGSLPCFEYDGRIILDEKHRVARAPDGNGGIYRAMRRQGILEDMQKRGVLYLHAHSVDNILIKVADPVFIGYCVHEKADCAAKVVEKAAPNEPVGVVAIVDGKYQVVEYSEISAKTAEMRNSDGRLTFSAGNICNHFFSSSFLQDIGSKFEQELKLHVAKKKIPFVDNAGKRLTPDKPNGIKIEKFVFDVFEFAQKFVAMEVLRDEEFSALKNADVAGKDCPSTARSDLHRLHKKYIETAGGIVHGDICEISPFITYAGENLASQVEGKSFTSPVYLRDTRDPLHGHL comes from the exons ATGGGTCGCCACAGTTACAATTTGCTGCAACACCAGCAGACTAATGTGCGGCGCCATCGCAATG GCAGCTTTGGTGCCAACACAAGAAACGCCACACCAGTAATAGAAACACCAACCATGACGGATTACCTGTCGCTGCAGACGCGACTCGCCCAGGTGCACCAGGAGCATCTGCTGAAGTTTTGGCACGAGCTAACACCAGACGAACGCGCCGATCTGGTGCGTGACATCGAGGAATTGAATCTGGATGAGATCAAACAGTATTTCGATCGGGCCACCGTCTCCATGAACGAGAATGGCATCAAGCTGGACGATCGCCTGCAGCCGATGCCCGAGGGCAAGGTGATATCCATTGCGCGCACacccaaggagcagctgcacgCCTATCGGGATGAGGGACTGCGTCAGATCAGCAATGGACATGTCGCTGTGCTGCTTATGGCAGGTGGACAAG GCACACGACTTGGCTTCGATCATCCCAAGGGCATGTACGATGTGGGACTGCAGTCGAGGAAATCTCTGTTCCGAATCCAAGCCGAGCGCATTCTtaagctggaggagctggcacAGGAGGCAAATGAGAAGCGTGGAAACATCACCTGGTACATCATGACCTCGGAGCACACTGTTCAGCCGACCTACGACTATTTTGTGGCCAATAACTTCTTCGGCTTGAAGCCGGAGGATGTGCTGCTGTTCGAGCAGGGCTCACTGCCGTGCTTCGAATACGATGGACGCATCATACTGGACGAGAAGCATCGAGTGGCGCGTGCGCCGGACGGCAACGGTGGCATCTACAGGGCCATGAGGCGGCAGGGCATACTGGAGGATATGCAGAAGCGAGGCGTGCTCTACTTGCATGCCCACAGTGTGGACAATATACTGATCAAGGTGGCCGATCCCGTCTTTATTGGCTACTGTGTGCACGAGAAGGCCGATTGCGCCGCCAAGGTGGTAGAGAAGGCGGCGCCCAATGAGCCCGTGGGCGTGGTAGCGATTGTCGATGGTAAATACCAGGTGGTGGAGTATAGCGAGATCTCCGCCAAGACAGCAGAGATGCGAAATTCAGACGGACGTCTGACCTTCAGTGCGGGCAACATTTGCAATCACTTTTTCAGCTCTAGCTTCCTGCAGGATATCGGCAGCAAGTtcgagcaggagctgaagtTGCATGTGGCCAAGAAGAAGATCCCCTTTGTAGACAATGCCGGCAAGCGGCTGACTCCCGACAAGCCTAATGGCATCAAGATCGAAAAGTTTGTGTTCGATGTGTTCGAGTTTGCCCAGAAGTTTGTGGCCATGGAAGTGCTGCGTGACGAGGAGTTTAGCGCTCTGAAGAATGCCGATGTGGCCGGCAAGGACTGCCCAAGCACCGCCCGCTCGGATCTGCATCGCCTGCACAAGAAGTATATTGAAACCGCCGGCGGCATTGTGCACGGTGATATCTGTGAGATCTCACCGTTTATCACGTACGCCGGGGAGAATCTCGCCTCGCAGGTCGAGGGCAAATCGTTCACCAGTCCCGTCTATCTGCGGGACACACGCGATCCCCTGCATGGACATCTCTGA